One Nitrospira sp. DNA window includes the following coding sequences:
- a CDS encoding molybdopterin-binding oxidoreductase, with protein MDQNDRLIKTKENWAKARRGGEEREVFYEGDDRLPPGQHLVETWPVLDLGQKPDIPLSEWTLTIGGAVTTSVIWTWADFLAQPQFKDVSDFHCVTSWSRYDNEWEGVSFKQLMAVVRPLPLAKFVLFKSYDDYTTNLPLDACNDEDVLLTYKWNRRPLTKEHGGPVRMIIPKRYAWKGAKWIKEITFSDHDEKGFWEVRGYSNSALPWQNDRYG; from the coding sequence ATGGATCAAAATGATCGTTTGATAAAAACCAAGGAGAATTGGGCGAAGGCTCGACGCGGTGGGGAAGAACGCGAGGTCTTCTATGAGGGAGACGACCGGCTCCCTCCCGGACAACACCTCGTGGAAACCTGGCCAGTGCTGGACCTCGGCCAGAAACCGGATATTCCGCTCTCAGAATGGACGCTGACCATCGGCGGCGCTGTCACCACGTCTGTGATCTGGACTTGGGCGGACTTCCTCGCGCAACCTCAGTTCAAGGATGTATCCGATTTCCATTGTGTGACGTCCTGGAGCCGCTATGACAACGAATGGGAAGGGGTCAGTTTCAAACAGTTGATGGCCGTCGTCCGGCCGCTTCCCCTGGCCAAATTCGTGCTGTTTAAATCCTACGACGATTACACCACCAACCTGCCTCTGGATGCCTGCAACGACGAAGATGTGCTGCTTACCTACAAATGGAACCGCCGTCCCCTCACCAAGGAGCACGGCGGCCCGGTGCGCATGATCATCCCTAAACGCTACGCGTGGAAGGGTGCCAAGTGGATCAAGGAAATCACCTTCTCAGACCACGACGAGAAGGGTTTCTGGGAAGTACGTGGCTATTCCAACAGTGCCCTCCCCTGGCAGAACGATCGCTACGGGTGA
- a CDS encoding Muconate cycloisomerase, which produces MNLNAIQTIEIWPVDVPITDPFVVATGARTTAQNLFMRVTLCDGIQGYGEAAPFPEVGGEDRTSCLAAATTLAHSLIGQSVADYQVLADVLQEQAPLNPAARCGLETAMLDAHCRTLRIPLWRLWGSADVRQRETDITIPICTVEKTLELSRGWYAQGFRLFKMKVGQDVEQDIRRLEAVHDSLPDISFIGDGNQGFSREDCISFATGVKKFGGRLVLLEQPVVRDDLEGLQAIRHLTGIPVAADESVRSLDDAGRVARLQAADYINIKIMKTGVAEALRIAAFARSAGLRLMVGGMVETRIAMGCSFSLVLGLGGFDILDLDTPLLLSTDPVVGGYRYSGPLLHPWQEAGLDMQVPSPAVRVTIR; this is translated from the coding sequence GTGAATCTCAACGCCATACAGACCATCGAGATCTGGCCGGTGGATGTCCCGATCACCGATCCCTTCGTCGTCGCAACCGGAGCACGGACGACGGCGCAGAACCTGTTCATGCGCGTCACATTGTGCGATGGGATTCAGGGGTATGGGGAAGCCGCGCCCTTTCCTGAAGTCGGGGGCGAAGACCGTACCTCTTGCCTCGCCGCAGCCACAACATTGGCTCACAGCCTGATCGGGCAATCCGTCGCCGACTACCAGGTCCTCGCGGACGTCCTCCAGGAGCAGGCGCCGCTCAATCCAGCCGCCCGCTGCGGATTGGAAACGGCGATGCTCGACGCCCATTGCCGGACGCTTCGCATCCCTCTCTGGCGGCTATGGGGCTCGGCAGATGTCAGACAGCGGGAAACCGACATCACCATTCCCATCTGTACTGTGGAAAAAACATTGGAGCTCTCGCGCGGCTGGTATGCCCAGGGATTTCGTCTTTTCAAAATGAAGGTCGGACAGGATGTCGAGCAGGATATTCGACGGCTGGAAGCCGTGCATGACTCCCTTCCGGACATCAGTTTCATCGGTGACGGCAATCAGGGCTTCTCCCGAGAAGACTGCATCAGCTTCGCCACCGGCGTGAAAAAATTCGGCGGTCGGCTGGTGCTCCTCGAACAACCGGTCGTCCGCGACGACCTTGAAGGCCTTCAGGCCATTCGCCACCTCACCGGTATTCCCGTGGCGGCGGATGAGTCGGTCCGGTCGTTGGACGATGCAGGCCGTGTCGCCCGGCTGCAAGCCGCCGACTACATCAACATCAAGATCATGAAGACCGGCGTGGCGGAAGCGCTCCGAATCGCCGCATTCGCCCGCTCTGCCGGCCTGCGCCTGATGGTCGGGGGTATGGTGGAAACACGCATTGCGATGGGCTGTTCCTTCAGTCTGGTATTGGGACTGGGCGGGTTCGACATCCTGGACCTTGATACACCGTTACTCCTTTCGACCGATCCGGTTGTGGGTGGCTATCGCTATAGCGGTCCCCTGCTCCACCCTTGGCAGGAAGCCGGACTCGATATGCAGGTGCCCTCTCCCGCCGTCCGCGTGACGATCCGATAG
- a CDS encoding Mercuric ion reductase, translated as MPTSQTENLDQVNTNVESLVLPNDEHNRKLVENVHPPNWVNPEPGGRYNIVVIGAGTAGLVTAVIAAGVGARVALIERHLMGGDCLNVGCVPSKGLIRAANAWAELRDASKFGLQIPPGVKYDFGVAMARMRELRARISHTDSAHRYKSLGVDVYIGQARFAGEDRVTVEGPAGNRTLSFVKAAICTGARASALATPGLEEAGYLTNETVFSLTELPARIGVIGAGPIGCELAQAFARFGSQVYLIEAMHGIMPNEDRDAADIVHQSMVRDGVTLLCCGKDLTIAKDTAGKRLSVDSHGQQYDVPVDEILVGVGRTPNVHGLGLEALGVEYDKSGVKVNDRLQTTNPRIYAAGDICSRYKFTHAADAMAQIVIQNALFPHPFGLGYASMDSLIMPWCTFTAPEIAHVGLYEADAKKKGLEVETYTYKLDEVDRAILDGEEEGFARVHIQKGTDKILGATIVAAHAGDMINEFSVLMKAGAGVKTIAATIHPYPTQAEVNKKVVNLWRKTHFTPRTRTLLARLFAWLRR; from the coding sequence ATGCCTACCTCACAGACGGAGAACCTGGATCAGGTGAATACCAATGTCGAGAGTCTGGTGCTGCCGAATGACGAGCACAACCGGAAGTTGGTTGAAAATGTGCATCCGCCCAATTGGGTGAATCCAGAGCCCGGCGGTCGCTATAACATCGTGGTGATCGGAGCCGGAACTGCGGGGTTGGTCACCGCAGTCATTGCGGCCGGAGTGGGCGCAAGGGTCGCGCTCATTGAACGCCATTTGATGGGGGGCGACTGCCTGAACGTAGGCTGTGTGCCGTCAAAAGGGCTGATTCGTGCGGCCAATGCTTGGGCGGAATTGCGCGATGCGTCGAAGTTCGGCCTGCAGATCCCGCCGGGGGTAAAGTATGACTTCGGCGTGGCCATGGCTCGAATGAGAGAACTGCGCGCTAGGATCAGCCATACAGATTCCGCTCACCGATACAAATCGCTGGGTGTCGATGTCTACATCGGTCAGGCCCGATTCGCCGGAGAGGATAGGGTGACGGTAGAAGGACCGGCTGGAAATCGGACGTTGTCCTTCGTGAAGGCAGCGATCTGCACTGGCGCGAGGGCCTCCGCCCTCGCCACCCCGGGGTTGGAAGAAGCGGGGTATCTCACGAACGAAACGGTGTTCTCGCTGACGGAATTGCCGGCTCGCATCGGCGTCATCGGCGCGGGACCGATCGGCTGTGAGTTGGCGCAGGCCTTCGCTCGCTTCGGCAGCCAGGTGTACCTCATCGAGGCGATGCACGGCATCATGCCCAATGAAGACCGTGACGCGGCGGACATCGTCCATCAGTCCATGGTCCGCGACGGGGTTACGCTTCTCTGTTGCGGGAAGGATCTGACGATCGCGAAAGACACTGCAGGCAAGCGACTCTCCGTCGATTCACATGGGCAACAGTATGACGTGCCGGTCGATGAGATCCTGGTGGGTGTCGGCCGCACGCCGAACGTGCATGGGTTGGGGTTGGAGGCCCTCGGGGTCGAATACGACAAGTCCGGGGTGAAAGTGAACGATCGGCTGCAGACGACGAATCCGCGCATCTATGCCGCCGGTGACATCTGTTCGCGCTACAAATTTACGCACGCCGCGGATGCGATGGCGCAGATCGTGATTCAGAATGCGCTCTTTCCGCACCCCTTCGGGCTTGGGTATGCAAGCATGGACTCGTTGATCATGCCCTGGTGCACGTTCACTGCGCCGGAAATCGCCCATGTCGGCCTCTACGAGGCTGATGCCAAGAAGAAGGGGCTTGAGGTGGAAACCTACACCTACAAGCTCGATGAAGTCGACCGAGCGATCCTTGACGGCGAGGAGGAGGGTTTTGCCCGTGTCCACATTCAGAAAGGGACCGACAAGATCCTGGGGGCGACCATTGTGGCCGCCCATGCCGGCGACATGATCAATGAATTCTCAGTCTTGATGAAGGCCGGCGCCGGCGTCAAGACGATTGCCGCCACGATCCACCCCTATCCCACCCAAGCGGAAGTCAACAAGAAGGTCGTCAATCTCTGGCGCAAGACGCACTTCACTCCACGGACCAGAACCTTGCTGGCCAGGCTCTTCGCCTGGTTGAGACGATAA
- a CDS encoding 2-hydroxy-3-oxopropionate reductase — protein sequence MAKSDYRIGIVGVGRMGDNMARRLLDRHYPIVAVYDTDAQRAKALAKELNCEAQPTAAALAIQANTIFTVVSDDGAMRRIYAVGEPDSLLSHGTDRLFINCATLSPSIQSEVQTLVEQQGGQSLEACMAGSITQARQGTLCLMCGGRPDVFERAKPLLQDLSIQLRYIGPAGEAAKVKALVNMVMNANTAVLAEGLGLGAALGLDLSMLREVFSQTGAGSRVLETDGEDMQQHAHDCYFSAAHAAKDSGIALDLARQVGLDLPLAKATHDQYRRLIDLGKGELDKSAVAELTFKDRQGR from the coding sequence ATGGCAAAGTCGGACTATCGCATCGGGATCGTGGGGGTGGGACGGATGGGGGACAACATGGCTCGCCGGCTGCTCGACCGTCACTATCCGATTGTGGCGGTATACGATACCGACGCGCAAAGGGCGAAGGCCCTGGCCAAGGAACTGAACTGTGAGGCCCAGCCGACAGCGGCAGCCCTCGCAATACAGGCCAACACCATTTTCACCGTGGTCTCCGACGATGGGGCCATGCGCCGTATCTATGCGGTCGGTGAACCGGACAGTCTGCTGTCCCATGGCACGGACCGACTGTTCATCAATTGCGCCACCCTTTCTCCATCCATTCAATCAGAAGTCCAAACCCTGGTGGAGCAACAGGGCGGCCAGAGCCTCGAAGCCTGCATGGCCGGCAGCATCACCCAAGCGCGCCAAGGGACCCTGTGTTTGATGTGCGGCGGCCGCCCGGATGTGTTCGAACGCGCGAAACCGCTGCTGCAGGACTTGAGCATTCAACTGCGCTATATCGGGCCGGCGGGCGAGGCAGCCAAGGTGAAGGCCTTGGTCAACATGGTGATGAACGCCAACACTGCGGTGCTGGCGGAAGGACTCGGATTGGGAGCGGCTCTCGGGCTGGACCTCTCGATGCTCCGTGAGGTCTTCTCCCAAACCGGCGCCGGCTCCCGTGTGCTGGAGACCGACGGTGAAGACATGCAGCAACACGCCCATGACTGTTACTTCTCCGCCGCCCATGCGGCCAAAGATTCCGGCATCGCCTTAGACCTGGCTCGACAGGTCGGCCTTGACCTTCCCCTCGCGAAGGCTACCCACGATCAGTATCGACGGCTGATCGACCTCGGCAAGGGGGAGCTGGACAAGTCTGCGGTGGCCGAACTGACCTTCAAGGACCGGCAGGGTCGATAA
- a CDS encoding Putative glycogen debranching enzyme, archaeal type, TIGR01561 yields the protein MDVGAQDCQSLERALALEWLETNGRGGYASGTVAGANTRRYHALLLIARNPPVDRVALVNHLEEWVEAGGHTFPLSTNLYEGAVHPEGYRHCEGFSALPWPTWRYGAHGIRIERELFCPHGRDMVVVRWRLADDAPSAIVLRVRPMLSGRDYHATHHENTGAHTQADIGEGQVTWHPYDGVPQVHALHSGQYRHQPDWYRAVQYPIERERGLDHVEDWWSPGEWLFTLTPGTAADLVFTTEGLPSVDVAQVMAEERGRRAGRSECLKTDDRLARRLWTATGTYLSKRGDRQTVIAGYPWFADWGRDTFMALPGLCLVTGRYDIAKQVIGAFASQLSEGMVPNRFPDVGEQPEYNTIDASLWFVHAVDRYLHYSRDQAGVRLTAWPAVKQIVEGYRRGTRFGIHMDDDGLITGGAEGAQLTWMDAKVGDWVVTPRQGKPVEIQALWVRALAVAAELAEQFGEQDYAAQCRKDRARAVESFRARFWYPTGGYLFDVVDGPTGDDASLRPNQIYALALDDQLVSESQAKRVLQVVKERLLTPVGLRTLAPEDVRFCASYAGGLSDRDGAYHQGTVWPFLLGPFVTAWVKTHGDGAAVRHEARTFLGGLLDHLDEACLGQVSEIFDGQAPYLPRGCFAQAWSVAEPLRALIEDIGVEREHSSSAQ from the coding sequence ATGGACGTCGGTGCGCAAGACTGTCAGAGTCTCGAACGGGCGCTCGCGCTCGAATGGCTGGAGACGAACGGGCGCGGCGGCTATGCCTCCGGGACGGTCGCGGGCGCGAATACGCGGCGTTATCACGCGTTGCTCCTGATCGCCAGGAATCCGCCGGTCGATCGTGTGGCCCTGGTGAATCATCTGGAGGAATGGGTGGAGGCAGGCGGTCACACGTTTCCGCTCTCTACGAACCTCTACGAGGGCGCGGTCCATCCGGAGGGCTACCGGCATTGCGAGGGGTTTTCCGCGCTTCCCTGGCCGACCTGGCGCTATGGAGCGCATGGGATACGCATTGAGCGGGAACTCTTCTGCCCGCACGGCCGGGACATGGTCGTCGTGCGGTGGCGCCTGGCGGATGACGCACCGTCGGCGATCGTCCTGCGAGTGAGGCCGATGCTGTCGGGACGCGATTACCATGCGACCCACCATGAGAATACCGGAGCCCATACCCAAGCCGACATCGGCGAGGGGCAGGTGACCTGGCATCCCTACGACGGTGTGCCTCAGGTCCATGCCCTTCACAGCGGACAGTATCGCCATCAGCCGGACTGGTACAGGGCCGTTCAGTATCCCATCGAGCGCGAACGGGGACTCGACCATGTGGAAGATTGGTGGTCGCCCGGTGAGTGGCTGTTCACCCTGACGCCTGGAACGGCGGCCGACCTCGTCTTCACCACGGAGGGCCTTCCATCCGTCGATGTCGCACAGGTCATGGCAGAGGAGCGAGGTCGTCGTGCAGGGCGGTCGGAATGTCTGAAGACGGACGACCGGTTGGCGCGCAGGCTTTGGACCGCCACCGGCACGTACCTTTCGAAACGGGGGGACCGGCAGACGGTAATCGCCGGTTATCCCTGGTTCGCCGATTGGGGGCGCGACACGTTCATGGCCTTGCCGGGACTCTGCCTGGTGACCGGTCGTTATGACATTGCCAAGCAGGTGATCGGGGCCTTTGCTTCACAGTTGTCGGAGGGTATGGTGCCGAATCGATTCCCCGACGTGGGCGAGCAACCGGAATACAACACAATCGATGCGTCGCTGTGGTTCGTCCACGCCGTGGATCGGTACCTGCACTATAGCCGTGACCAGGCCGGAGTGCGCCTCACGGCCTGGCCTGCGGTCAAACAGATTGTCGAAGGCTATCGCCGGGGCACGCGATTCGGCATTCATATGGATGACGACGGACTGATCACGGGCGGAGCGGAGGGTGCCCAGCTCACCTGGATGGATGCCAAGGTTGGAGACTGGGTGGTAACGCCTCGTCAGGGCAAACCGGTGGAGATCCAAGCCCTCTGGGTGCGGGCGTTGGCGGTTGCGGCGGAATTGGCGGAGCAGTTCGGGGAGCAGGACTATGCGGCACAATGCCGAAAGGATCGCGCGCGCGCCGTGGAATCGTTTCGTGCCAGGTTCTGGTATCCGACCGGCGGATACCTGTTCGATGTCGTGGACGGTCCGACCGGAGACGATGCGTCGCTCCGCCCCAACCAAATCTATGCACTCGCTCTGGACGATCAGCTCGTGAGTGAATCGCAGGCGAAACGCGTGTTGCAGGTGGTGAAGGAGCGGTTGCTCACGCCGGTCGGGTTGCGCACGCTGGCGCCGGAAGACGTTCGGTTCTGCGCCTCCTATGCCGGCGGTTTGTCTGATCGTGACGGCGCGTACCATCAAGGCACCGTGTGGCCCTTTCTCCTCGGTCCGTTCGTGACGGCGTGGGTGAAGACCCATGGCGACGGCGCGGCGGTGCGGCATGAAGCGCGGACGTTTCTCGGAGGGCTGCTCGATCACCTTGATGAGGCCTGCTTGGGCCAGGTGTCGGAAATTTTCGACGGCCAGGCGCCATATCTGCCTCGTGGTTGTTTCGCGCAGGCCTGGTCCGTGGCGGAACCGTTGCGCGCGTTGATCGAAGATATCGGAGTTGAGCGAGAGCATTCGTCGTCCGCGCAGTGA
- a CDS encoding heme-binding protein has protein sequence MARARYLYGRGLGCAGVIAGVVLLAGGWPVAAHAAEDLPKESVLPAALAGKAVQTALEFCKKDGYKVSASVVDRAGVLRAMLRADGAGPHTVESSRKKAYTAASLRRPTTDLAEMIAKQPALQSLRDMNDSILMVGGGLPIEIAGEVVGAIGVGGAPGAHLDDACAEAGLDAIGAAPKVPVAK, from the coding sequence ATGGCGAGGGCAAGGTACCTGTATGGACGAGGGTTGGGGTGCGCCGGAGTCATCGCTGGGGTGGTGCTGTTGGCCGGTGGGTGGCCTGTTGCGGCGCATGCGGCTGAAGATTTGCCGAAAGAATCCGTCTTGCCGGCGGCTCTGGCGGGAAAAGCCGTCCAGACGGCGCTCGAGTTCTGCAAGAAGGACGGGTACAAGGTGAGTGCGTCGGTGGTGGATCGTGCGGGAGTGCTGCGCGCGATGTTGCGTGCCGATGGGGCGGGACCGCACACGGTCGAAAGCAGCAGAAAGAAAGCCTATACGGCTGCCAGTTTGCGACGCCCGACGACCGATCTGGCAGAGATGATCGCCAAGCAACCCGCACTCCAATCGCTGCGCGATATGAACGACAGCATTTTGATGGTCGGCGGCGGCTTGCCGATCGAAATCGCCGGCGAGGTAGTGGGGGCGATCGGGGTCGGCGGGGCACCGGGTGCCCATCTGGATGATGCCTGTGCCGAAGCAGGGCTGGATGCGATCGGAGCCGCCCCGAAGGTTCCCGTCGCCAAGTGA
- a CDS encoding Surface protein pspA precursor, whose amino-acid sequence MPSMTSRRTFAASHPGNIRRIALCWMVGSAALTLGCVSQQTYNSARQEVKEQSTALAQTQAEIQALEQQRDDAHAANKRDEQALAGLRSEIAKIQASYDQIQKANQAKLAALRHNIAALRARHQAMLKEISETKRYERRLQAITEQQAQQTEQLPAGPDAHVIQAESAPQEQRLVAVITPQSNRADNQATTLGTTPPQAADTPAVAPQATPAIVATSAAHGTPAKIAPAAPVAPPSQTPTVPSAPQDDSWFSSLTGWLTSLFDWLWT is encoded by the coding sequence ATGCCATCGATGACATCACGCCGAACATTCGCCGCCTCTCATCCAGGGAACATCCGACGCATCGCCCTCTGTTGGATGGTGGGAAGCGCTGCCTTGACGCTGGGCTGTGTCTCCCAACAGACCTACAACAGCGCCAGACAGGAGGTAAAGGAACAGTCCACCGCACTTGCCCAGACCCAGGCCGAGATCCAGGCCTTGGAGCAACAGCGGGACGATGCCCACGCCGCCAACAAACGGGACGAGCAGGCTCTGGCCGGCTTGAGGAGCGAGATCGCGAAGATTCAGGCCTCGTACGACCAGATCCAGAAGGCCAATCAAGCCAAACTTGCCGCCCTCCGGCACAACATCGCCGCCTTACGCGCCCGGCATCAGGCCATGTTGAAGGAAATCAGCGAGACGAAGCGGTACGAGCGGCGGTTACAGGCGATTACCGAACAACAGGCACAACAGACAGAACAACTGCCGGCCGGGCCTGATGCCCATGTCATACAAGCGGAGAGCGCCCCGCAAGAACAACGTCTGGTTGCCGTCATCACTCCGCAATCGAATCGAGCGGACAACCAGGCGACAACCCTTGGGACGACTCCCCCTCAGGCGGCAGACACACCGGCAGTCGCTCCCCAGGCAACGCCGGCCATCGTGGCGACGTCGGCAGCTCACGGCACTCCCGCCAAAATCGCACCGGCGGCACCGGTCGCACCACCATCCCAGACTCCCACAGTCCCATCGGCGCCCCAGGACGATTCCTGGTTTTCGAGCCTGACCGGTTGGTTGACCTCTCTCTTCGACTGGCTCTGGACCTAG
- a CDS encoding putative membrane protein, producing MIPIQSAMTTSVESSATPKHAGLGKLLLGFAVGLGIAAFFYFDLGRYLSLDGLKSNRDHLLAFAEANYTAAVAIFVVAYCMIVGLSLPGGAIMTLAGGFLFGSVLGTLYVNVGATVGATLAFLVARYLLRDWVEQKFGSRLGPIQEGFARNAFSYLMTLRLIPLFPFFLVNMVSGLTRVSIGTYMAATSLGIIPGSFVFAYAGRQLGTINSLKEIASPNVLMAFTLLGLLALVPILYKKFAGKAV from the coding sequence ATGATACCGATCCAGAGCGCAATGACCACTTCTGTAGAATCGTCCGCCACTCCGAAACACGCCGGCCTCGGCAAATTGTTGTTGGGGTTTGCAGTCGGCCTCGGAATCGCCGCCTTTTTCTATTTCGACCTCGGCCGGTACTTGTCGCTCGATGGGCTCAAGTCCAACCGGGATCATCTGCTCGCATTCGCGGAAGCCAACTACACGGCGGCGGTGGCCATCTTTGTGGTCGCCTATTGCATGATCGTCGGGCTGTCGTTGCCGGGCGGGGCGATCATGACGCTGGCCGGCGGGTTTCTATTCGGCAGTGTGCTGGGGACGCTGTATGTGAATGTCGGTGCGACTGTGGGGGCGACATTGGCGTTTCTGGTGGCTCGGTATCTCTTGAGGGACTGGGTCGAACAGAAATTCGGAAGCCGGCTGGGTCCTATTCAAGAGGGCTTCGCCAGGAACGCGTTCAGTTACCTCATGACCCTCCGCCTGATTCCTCTATTCCCATTTTTCCTGGTCAACATGGTATCGGGACTGACCAGGGTCAGCATCGGGACCTACATGGCGGCGACCTCTCTCGGCATCATCCCAGGCAGTTTCGTCTTTGCCTATGCTGGTCGCCAACTCGGTACGATCAACTCGCTCAAGGAAATCGCCTCGCCCAATGTGTTGATGGCCTTTACGCTGCTGGGACTCTTGGCGCTGGTACCCATTCTCTATAAGAAATTCGCCGGCAAGGCGGTCTGA